In the genome of Lagopus muta isolate bLagMut1 chromosome 21, bLagMut1 primary, whole genome shotgun sequence, one region contains:
- the TAS1R3 gene encoding taste receptor type 1 member 3 yields the protein MFSPPNREIMIPELLLCVSFGCAAALKPSCLSAQFRRPGDYIIGGLFPFGMDTINLTARSEPTLIVCERLFVDGLIWALGMKFAIDEINNSTSLLPGVELGYDICDTCFEPLAALQPSLLFVTQNGTTDIGIACNYTDYQPRVTAVIGPHKSDLCLLTAKLFSFFLIPQVSYGASSEKLSNKELYPSFYRTVPSDKNLVEAVVLLLNEFGWNWIATIGSDDEYGRGAQELFLSTIGNGSICIAYEGLIPSDLTDPKAEKQLEETIQNINKTNVNIIILFAFQQPAQALLEQSIKMGLSKKVWIGTEAWLLSDIAASIPNIQSIGTVLGFIMKASSVPGFQKYVAKLLSSVQQDEFCQKSRESYRHMSSDMLGTQCKQCDHISLHDISSTLSYSQVQPVYIAVYSVAYALHRALGCTHQGCPKASIRSWQLLHFMNTAPFMVNGQSFRFDESHGTNTGYKLVFWHWENGSLTYLSVGDYQESLYLNKSLIQFHTTHQKEPTSECFRECEPGQIRQNKGFHFCCYDCTDCPENTFCSSKDCSTCTPCMEHQWSPARSTQCYDRSERFLRWDEPLTVGLLISMSIITSLICLTAVLFVKNLNTPLVQASGGSLNLFALFALVLMCLSSCLFIGKPSNNLCVMQQILYALCLNACFSTFLTKSLEIALLTEFPRCARAALRWVTPSRAWLLVALCLLTECLFCFCCLHLGPDYVLPDYSSLPTEVLLTCSTASWLAFALMHGYNGCLAFVCFLCTFMVQTSGKKYNMARGITFAILIYFIIWIFFVAVFATLRTVLRPVIQIGAILMVSLGIVGTYYIPKCYILLLKPDLNREDYFQYSTKEEPEGDPQ from the exons ATGTTTTCACCCCCCAATAGGGAGATTATGatccctgagctgctgctgtgcgtGAGCTTTGGTTGCGCAGCAGCCCTCAAGCCCAGCTGCCTCTCAGCTCAATTTAGGAGGCCTGGTGACTACATCATTGGAGGCCTGTTCCCTTTTGGGATGGACACCATCAACCTGACAGCACGATCAGAGCCCACCTTAATTGTGTGTGAAAG GTTATTTGTAGATGGGCTGATATGGGCCCTTGGGATGAAGTTTGCTATTGATGAGATCAACAACTCCACGTCACTTCTCCCAGGAGTGGAGCTGGGCTATGACATCTGTGACACCTGCTTCGAGCCACTGGCAGCCCTACAGCCCAGCTTGCTGTTCGTGACCCAAAATGGCACAACAGACATTGGCATAGCATGCAACTACACCGACTACCAGCCTCGTGTCACTGCTGTGATTGGACCACATAAGTCAGATCTCTGCCTGCTGACAGCCAAACTATTCAGCTTCTTCCTGATTCCACAG GTCAGCTACGGGGCCAGCAGTGAGAAGCTCAGCAACAAGGAGCTGTACCCATCCTTTTACCGAACTGTTCCCAGTGACAAGAACTTGGTGGAAGCTGTGGTCCTTCTGCTGAACGAGTTTGGATGGAACTGGATCGCCACCATTGGAAGCGATGATGAATACGGCCGAGGAGCCCAGGAGCTGTTCTTAAGCACAATTGGAAATGGTAGCATCTGCATCGCTTACGAGGGCCTAATTCCTTCAGACCTCACAGACCCCAAGGCTGAGAAACAACTGGAAGAGACCATTCAGAACATTAACAAGACCAACGTCAACATTATTATCCTTTTTGCCTTTCAACAGCCAGCCCAGGCCCTGCTGGAACAGAGCATCAAGATGGGACTAAGCAAGAAGGTTTGGATTGGCACTGAAGCTTGGTTGTTGTCTGACATAGCTGCCTCCATCCCCAACATTCAGAGCATCGGGACAGTCTTAGGCTTCATTATGAAAGCAAGCAGCGTCCCTGGCTTCCAGAAATACGTTGCCAAGTTACTCAGCTCTGTTCAGCAGGATGAATTTTGCCAGAAGTCCAGAGAATCCTACCGCCACATGAGCTCTGACATGCTGGGCACACAGTGCAAACAGTGCGACCACATCTCCCTGCACGACATCTCCTCCACCCTAAGCTACTCCCAAGTACAACCGGTGTACATTGCAGTCTACAGCGTGGCTTACGCGCTGCACAGAGCGCTGGGCTGCACCCACCAAGGGTGTCCCAAAGCATCCATCAGATCTTGGCAG ctgctgcacttCATGAATACCGCCCCATTCATGGTGAATGGCCAAAGTTTCAGGTTTGATGAATCCCATGGCACAAACACTGGCTACAAGCTTGTATTCTGGCACTGGGAAAATGGCAGCCTCACATATCTGTCTGTGGGAGATTACCAAGAGTCCTTGTACCTCAATAAGTCCCTGATTCAATTTCACACTACACACCAAAAG GAGCCCACATCAGAATGCTTCAGAGAGTGCGAACCAGGGCAAATCAGACAGAACAAAGGGTTCCACTTCTGCTGCTATGActgcacagactgcccagaaaACACCTTCTGCAGTTCTAAAG ACTGCTCCACCTGCACTCCCTGCATGGAGCATCAGTGGTCCCCTGCCCGGAGCACGCAGTGCTACGACCGCAGTGAGAGATTCCTCCGTTGGGACGAGCCGCTCACGGTTGGCTTGCTGATATCCATGTCCATCATCACATCCCTGATCTGCCTGACAGCCGTGCTCTTCGTTAAGAACCTCAACACCCCCCTCGTTCAGGCTTCTGGAGGCAGCCTGAACCTCTTTGCCTTGTTTGCACTCGTGCTGATGTGTCTCAGCTCCTGTCTCTTCATAGGGAAGCCCAGTAACAACCTCTGCGTGATGCAGCAGATTCTCTATGCCCTGTGCCTCAACGCCTGCTTCTCCACCTTCCTCACCAAGTCCCTGGAGATCGCCCTGCTGACAGAATTCCCCCGCTGTGCCCGCGCTGCCCTGCGCTGGGTGACGCCGAGCAGAGCCTGGCTCCTTGTAGCCCTGTGCCTCCTCACCGAGTGcctcttctgtttctgctgcctgcacctgGGCCCTGACTACGTGCTGCCTGACTACAGCTCGCTGCCCACGGAGGTTCTGCTCACGTGTAGCACCGCATCCTGGCTTGCCTTCGCCTTGATGCATGGCTACAACGGGTGCCTGGCCTTCGTCTGCTTCCTGTGCACGTTCATGGTGCAGACCTCTGGGAAGAAGTACAACATGGCCAGGGGCATCACATTCGCCATCCTCATCTACTTCATCATCTGGATCTTCTTCGTTGCCGTCTTTGCCACTCTGAGGACAGTCCTTAGGCCTGTGATTCAGATTGGTGCCATTCTGATGGTCAGTCTGGGTATTGTGGGGACCTACTACATCCCCAAATGCTACATCCTCTTGCTGAAGCCCGATTTGAACAGAGAGGATTATTTC
- the PUSL1 gene encoding tRNA pseudouridine synthase-like 1 isoform X2 — protein sequence MAYNFYPAGYPYTSTEIMANVSWTEGVSNRTAVRLEADFQYSLFTVIYSIVFVLGLIENVSALYLLSNKARHTSPSYICMINLALADTLFVCMLPFKIHYHLNRNNWIFGDVACRITGTLYYINIYLSIVFFTCICVDRYVAVLHPFTYIQIRVTHYVVVATLLWVVALSIMVALILGGPLHNRGPRNTTMCFENFARSSWISRMALYNVLALVFGFVIPFAIILICYPLIARRISQIKHSIRKRKALTTIYIILLICTFCFLPYHLTHFLHFLMRIQVIQNESFTNLIYKMRRVTLALNHTASENC from the exons ATGGCTTATAACTTTTATCCTGCTGGATATCCCTACACCTCAACAGAAATCATGGCAAACGTTTCCTGGACTGAAGGTGTCTCCAACAGGACAGCTGTCAGGTTGGAAGCAGACTTCCAGTATTCCTTGTTTACCGTTATTTACAGCATTGTCTTCGTGCTGGGACTGATAGAAAACGTCTCAGCTCTGTACCTCCTGTCTAACAAAGCAAGGCATACGTCTCCTTCCTACATCTGCATGATAAACCTAGCTCTGGCAGACACcttgtttgtttgcatgttgccttttaaaattcattaccACCTGAATCGGAACAACTGGATCTTTGGTGACGTGGCTTGTAGGATAACTGGGACTTTGTACTACATCAACATCTATCTAAGCATTGTCTTTTTCACCTGCATCTGTGTCGATCGTTACGTTGCAGTGCTGCACCCCTTCACGTACATCCAGATCAGGGTCACTCACTACGTGGTGGTGGCCACCCTCCTTTGGGTGGTTGCCCTGAGCATCATGGTTGCGCTCATTCTTGGTGGTCCCCTCCACAACAGAGGGCCCAGGAACACCACCATGTGTTTTGAGAACTTTGCAAGGAGCAGCTGGATTTCTCGCATGGCCCTTTACAACGTCCTGGCCttggtgtttggttttgtcATCCCGTTTGCCATCATTCTGATCTGCTACCCTCTCATTGCGAGGAGGATCTCCCAGATCAAACACAGCATTCGCAAGAGGAAAGCTCTGACGACCATCTACATCATCTTGCTCATTTgtactttctgctttctcccatACCACCTCACCCATTTCCTCCACTTCCTAATGAGAATCCAGGTCATCCAGAACGAGTCGTTTACTAACCTGATCTACAAAATGCGACGGGTCACCTTAGCCCTG AATCACACAGCTTCAGAGAACTGCTGA
- the INTS11 gene encoding integrator complex subunit 11: protein MPEIKVTPLGAGQDVGRSCILVSIAGKNVMLDCGMHMGYNDDRRFPDFSYITQNGRLTDFLDCVIISHFHLDHCGALPYFSEMVGYDGPIYMTHPTKAICPILLEDYRKITVDKKGETNFFTSQMIKDCMKKVVAVHLHQTVQVDEELEIKAYYAGHVLGAAMFQIKVGCESVVYTGDYNMTPDRHLGAAWIDKCRPDLLITESTYATTIRDSKRCRERDFLKKVHETVERGGKVLIPVFALGRAQELCILLETFWERMNLKAPIYFSTGLTEKANHYYKLFITWTNQKIRKTFVQRNMFEFKHIKAFDRAFADNPGPMVVFATPGMLHAGQSLQIFRKWAGNEKNMVIMPGYCVQGTVGHKILSGQRKLEMEGRQILEVKMQVEYMSFSAHADAKGIMQLIRQAEPRNVLLVHGEAKKMEFLKQKIEQEFHVSCYMPANGETTTIFTNPSIPVDISLGLLKRETAIGLLPDEKKPKLMHGTLIMKDNSFRLVSPEQALKELGLAEHQLRFTCRVHIQDPRKEHETVLRVYNHLKGVLKDYSVQHLPDGSITVESILIQATAHSEDQGTKVLLVSWTYQDEELGSYLTSLLKKGLPQSTS from the exons ATGCCCGAAATCAAGGTGACGCCGCTCG GCGCCGGGCAGGACGTGGGGCGCAGCTGCATCCTGGTGTCCATCGCGGGGAAGAACGTGATGCTGGACTGCGGGATGCACATGGGCTACAACGATGAC AGGCGCTTTCCTGACTTTTCCTACATTACTCAGAACGGGAGGCTGACTGACTTTCTAGACTGCGTGATCATCAG CCACTTCCACTTGGACCATTGTGGAGCTCTCCCCTATTTCAGTGAGATGGTTGGCTACGATGGGCCCATTTATATGACACATCCTACCAAGGCCATCTGTCCTATCCTCCTGGAGGACTACAGGAAAATAACTGTAGATAAGAAAGGGGAAACCAACTTCTTCACATCCCAGATGATTAAGGACTGCATGAAAAAAGTGGTCGCTGTGCATCTTCATCAGACAGTTCAG GTGGATGAGGAGCTGGAGATCAAGGCGTACTATGCAGGCCACGTGCTGGGAGCAGCCATGTTCCAGATCAAGGTCGGATGTGAGTCGGTTGTGTACACT GGTGATTATAACATGACACCAGACAGACATCTAGG tgctgcctGGATTGATAAGTGTCGCCCCGATTTATTAATAACAGAATCCACCTATGCCACAACTATCAGAGACTCCAAACGCTGCAGAGAAAGAGACTTCCTGAAGAAAGTTCATGAGACTGTGGAACGAGGGGGAAAG GTTCTTATCCCAGTTTTTGCCCTTGGTCGTGCCCAGgaactttgtattttattgGAAACGTTCTG gGAAAGAATGAACTTGAAAGctccaatttatttttccactggaCTGACAGAGAAGGCTAATCACTATTATAAGCTCTTCATCACATGGACTAATCAGAAAATCCGGAAGACATTTGTGCAGAGAAACATGTTTGAGTTCAAACACATCAAAGCATTTGATAGAGCCTTTGCAGATAATCCAGGACCAATG GTTGTGTTTGCAACACCTGGTATGCTTCATGCAGGGCAGTCCCTGCAGATCTTCAGGAAATGGGCAGGGAATGAAAAGAATATG GTAATCATGCCAGGCTATTGTGTGCAGGGAACTGTGGGCCATAAGATCCTGAGTGGACAACGCAAGCTGGAAATGGAGGGAAGGCAAATa CTGGAAGTAAAGATGCAGGTGGAGTACATGTCCTTCAGTGCCCACGCTGATGCCAAGGGAATCATGCAGCTGATTCGCCAGGCTGAGCCACGCAATGTCCTGCTGGTCCACggagaagcaaagaaaatggagtttctgaagcagaaaatagaGCAGGAATTTC ATGTCAGCTGTTACATGCCTGCAAATGGAGAGACCACGACTATATTTACCAACCCCAGCATTCCAGTGGACATCTCCCTGGGACTCCTGAAGAGAGAAACAGCAATAG GTCTCTTACCAGATGAGAAGAAGCCAAAGCTTATGCATGGCACGCTGATTATGAAGGATAAC agcttccGCCTGGTTTCTCCTGAGCAGgccctgaaggagctgggccTTGCAGAGCACCAGCTGCGCTTCACCTGCCGCGTTCACATTCAGGACCCGCGGAAAGAACACGAGACCGTGCTCCGTGTGTACAACCACCTCAAAGG GGTCCTGAAGGATTACTCAGTGCAGCATCTCCCTGATGGTTCTATAACAGTTGAATCCATTCTTATCCAAGCCACAGCACACTCAGAGGATCAAGGAACCAAAGTTCTGCTCGTATCCTGGACTTACCAG GATGAAGAATTAGGCAGCTATCTCACATCCCTCCTGAAAAAGGGACTGCCCCAGAGCACATCTTga
- the LOC125703468 gene encoding ceramide-1-phosphate transfer protein, with protein MAAAPGAFSLREVLAAFQACVTEQREVLLGPYLQGWRGLVRFLNGLGAIFSFISKDAVTKIQIMESYCGGEQREEYRTLQSMVSYELSRGLVDLQRRSSHPDSGCRTILRLHRALRWLQLFLEGLRTARQDASTSAICTDSYNASLAAYHPWVVRKAAVVAFCALPSRDAFLEVMNVGGPEEAVEMLGDALPHIRDVYGITQELYEQHRLLNLP; from the exons atggcggcggcgCCGGGCGCCTTCAGCCTTCGGGAGGTGCTGGCCGCCTTCCAGGCGTGCGTGACGGAGCAGCGCGAGGTGCTGCTGGGCCCGTACCTCCAAGGCTGGCGGGGACTCGTGCG CTTCCTGAATGGCTTGGGCGCCATCTTCTCCTTCATCTCCAAGGACGCGGTGACCAAAATTCAGATCATGGAGAGCTACTGCGGCGGGGAGCAGCGGGAGGAGTACCGCACTCTGCAGTCCATGGTGAGCTACgagctgagcagagggctggTTGACCTGCAACGGCGATCATCCCACCCTGACTCAGGTTGCAGGACCATTCTGCGGCTGCACCGCGCCCTGCGTTGGCTGCAGCTGTTCCTTGAGGGGCTGCGCACTGCCCGGCAGGATGCCAGCACATCAGCCATCTGCACGGACAGTTACAACGCCTCGCTGGCTGCCTATCACCCCTGGGTCGTCCGCAAGGCTGCCGTCGTGGCATTCTGTGCGCTGCCGTCACGCGACGCCTTCCTGGAGGTGATGAACGTGGGAGGCCCCGAGGAGGCTGTGGAGATGCTGGGCGATGCTCTGCCCCACATCCGTGATGTGTACGGCATCACGCAGGAGCTGTATGAGCAGCACCGCCTGCTGAACCTGCCCTGA
- the PUSL1 gene encoding tRNA pseudouridine synthase-like 1 isoform X1 — MAYNFYPAGYPYTSTEIMANVSWTEGVSNRTAVRLEADFQYSLFTVIYSIVFVLGLIENVSALYLLSNKARHTSPSYICMINLALADTLFVCMLPFKIHYHLNRNNWIFGDVACRITGTLYYINIYLSIVFFTCICVDRYVAVLHPFTYIQIRVTHYVVVATLLWVVALSIMVALILGGPLHNRGPRNTTMCFENFARSSWISRMALYNVLALVFGFVIPFAIILICYPLIARRISQIKHSIRKRKALTTIYIILLICTFCFLPYHLTHFLHFLMRIQVIQNESFTNLIYKMRRVTLALVSFNCCLNPFLYYFTSSSRTWHFNFRFRFRSKMVYTICDQKLGEHSYVYKLHQRCENKKQRDGIN, encoded by the coding sequence ATGGCTTATAACTTTTATCCTGCTGGATATCCCTACACCTCAACAGAAATCATGGCAAACGTTTCCTGGACTGAAGGTGTCTCCAACAGGACAGCTGTCAGGTTGGAAGCAGACTTCCAGTATTCCTTGTTTACCGTTATTTACAGCATTGTCTTCGTGCTGGGACTGATAGAAAACGTCTCAGCTCTGTACCTCCTGTCTAACAAAGCAAGGCATACGTCTCCTTCCTACATCTGCATGATAAACCTAGCTCTGGCAGACACcttgtttgtttgcatgttgccttttaaaattcattaccACCTGAATCGGAACAACTGGATCTTTGGTGACGTGGCTTGTAGGATAACTGGGACTTTGTACTACATCAACATCTATCTAAGCATTGTCTTTTTCACCTGCATCTGTGTCGATCGTTACGTTGCAGTGCTGCACCCCTTCACGTACATCCAGATCAGGGTCACTCACTACGTGGTGGTGGCCACCCTCCTTTGGGTGGTTGCCCTGAGCATCATGGTTGCGCTCATTCTTGGTGGTCCCCTCCACAACAGAGGGCCCAGGAACACCACCATGTGTTTTGAGAACTTTGCAAGGAGCAGCTGGATTTCTCGCATGGCCCTTTACAACGTCCTGGCCttggtgtttggttttgtcATCCCGTTTGCCATCATTCTGATCTGCTACCCTCTCATTGCGAGGAGGATCTCCCAGATCAAACACAGCATTCGCAAGAGGAAAGCTCTGACGACCATCTACATCATCTTGCTCATTTgtactttctgctttctcccatACCACCTCACCCATTTCCTCCACTTCCTAATGAGAATCCAGGTCATCCAGAACGAGTCGTTTACTAACCTGATCTACAAAATGCGACGGGTCACCTTAGCCCTGGTGAGTTTCAACTGTTGCCTCAACCCTTTCCTGTACTACTTCACCTCTTCTAGCAGGACGTGGCACTTCAACTTCAGGTTCAGATTCAGGTCTAAAATGGTGTACACCATCTGTGATCAGAAACTCGGAGAGCACTCCTATGTTTATAAACTACACCAgagatgtgaaaataaaaaacagagagaTGGAATCAACTGA